Genomic segment of Coffea arabica cultivar ET-39 chromosome 1e, Coffea Arabica ET-39 HiFi, whole genome shotgun sequence:
TGTCTCTTTATTGGTAGAAAAACTTGATTTGCATTATCAGTGTACTTTCAGTTTGGTTCCCCCATATATCCAGCAAAGGCTGTAAGATTTTTGATGGGGGATTTGTATTGCTGGTATGGAAGCACAAATGGAGGGAGAAGTGTCTTTAGCTGCACAAGAATCTTGTCATGAAATATTGCTGGTCCAGATTCAGTATTACTAATTAACTGCGTTATAGGAGAATTGTTTGCAAAAGTTCAAGCTGCCAGAACCTGTCCTCTGCATTGGAGGGATTCTGCAAGTCCAGCTATTGGGTAGAGTGCAGAAACAAGAAATAGATAGTTTGTATTACATATGGTGAGTCCTACTTTATTATGATTTTTGTCGCTTGTGTTTGGTGCACAAGCGAGAGGGATTTTTCTCGCATTCACAGGTTTGGTGCAAGTATAAGAGATTGGGAGCACATGATCCTCAACACATTACCCGGTGCTAGATGGATTATGGTAAATGACTACGACTACGACGGCGACGGCGAGGACGATGATTTAGATGACCAGTATAACTAAGTGCTTCTGCTTCTTGCTACGCTTTCTGGTTTTCTTATGCTCTGTTCCTGCTGCCCTTCTGTAAGCTCTGAAGCACAAGATAGAATTTTGGAATTTTGGATTTGTTGGTGGGAACTAGTTTCGACTTTCTTTGTCCGTTCATCGTAACCGAGGAAACAATAGTTGTGGGGGTCTCGTAAATACCTTCAATGAATCCGGAAAAAGGCTACCAGCTTTAGGTACTATGAATTCTTTGGCATAAAGAAATCCAAGCGTTACTAGTGCATCAACCTTTCCTACTCTAACTATAATTAATGGCTAATAAAAGTCACCTTGGTACTTATCTCTTGAATTCTTAactgtttcaaaatttaataaagAATATTATCACAACCACAACacttttgaattcaaaactaCAAACAAGCttatcctttttttaaaaattttgggttAAAGCTAGCAAAAGTTCTACTTATTTGCACCTTTCCtgttaaaattaatttttgttgcaatttcCTATTTTAGTTATCCATTCGACACTAGTACGGGCATAGATACGGATTAAGCAACCAGTTTGaggaataatattttttattaaaaaaaattaatttgaattgaattaacaatttgatattttcacaaaaaagtgtcattttttttgtcctttttcaaaaaaatttaagacaacTATATTTTAGTAATTGTTGTCATTGACACTTAATTGAAGTTCATTAAGAATAATTGAAGTTCCGATATCAATACTCTATTCAAATGTAAAAATTCAACCTAAGTAACAAAATAAATGATAtctaaacaaatgaaatatgcgTTCAATTGATCGTGTTCAAACTACATCTTCTGTTAATAGTTAGTATATATGAAATTGTATTTTCCATTTGTAGAAAATTAATATGCATTTTATATCTACTAACGAATAAATTACCtatgttttgaacaaatcaaACCTAAACTTATTGTGTGATATGTATATAGTTGCTTACATTTATACGTATGCCATCATCCTTTCTTTATGAtggaaatttcttttgattatatttaggggtggcaatttgcGATACGACCTGAAAAAATGATATGAACCTAGCACGATATATATTGATTCGGATTGAGGTTTTGCGGGGTCGGGTTAGAATCGAGTCGAATGCGacgaacccgaaaagaaaatgGGTCTTATTCGGGTCAAACCGTGGGTGATCCGATACGACCCCCCGATCACCtgtttatgaattaaaaattattttacctaACTAAACTACgttattctttttgtttcaaaggcattaatcacttaatcctaaatgaatttatttaacttatttgaagttgaaattattatatttagaaaaataatttattatattattttttacttttatactgcttttatttattttatatttggtttggaacaaaacacttttacgatgtttttaatttatttttgatttggtttgggattatttatttaaatttttattacttgattatgtaattagtcttgTGTGAATTACAAATTACAGtggtaaattaataaattaaaattaagttttggGTCATTCGGGTCGTCCCGCCAACCCGACAACTTGGAATTTTCAGATTCGGGTCAGATATCCTGACCCGTTTCGGGTTGGGGGGTCAAGTTCGGGTCAACCAGTTTTCTATTATACCTGGATCTCAACCCGACCTGTCACTCCGATTTggacccgattgccacccctaattatattgtcaaaaaaataacatattttacaaattattccaatttatttagaaaatgttactaatttcattagaaattatgaaatgtaatcatggtttattaattttttactaaatataaatacaacatacaaaatgaaaatatatttgactttgttttactttgatcagAAAAACTTGTGGTACAAATAACGAAATAGTGACAAGGGTGCAAATTTCAAATCAACAACCAACGTACACTTAATTACGCTAATTTTTTAGTTGACCAAACTAATATATGCCATAAAGTAACTAGATTTTAGCATTTATAAATTGGCAATTTTAGCAGTTTATATACCATTCACCtataaaaattatgattattataaaatgacattttataataatttacatgctatttgccaattaaaagtaagtttgataaaaaaaatatatgcatataaatccattttgtaaatgatacaaaatatatttgaatCTCACGAAACTTAATCTATGGGTAAATTTACTATAGTTTTCAAAGATTATGCCACATTAGTACAAATTTAACTTTTATGCTTGTGacctagaaaataaatttattagaaCACATAACCTTTGTAAATGATACATACATTtattaaaatgcttaaaacacaTAACATTGATGAATGATACATACAatcatatattatacatttacgttaccaacaattactaactataatattaagtttcaatcattaataaaaaaatcttagcattattttaaataaactttctaatacttgtttcatataagtttctttaagtaaaatagtaaatttatgccacaaactagtaagtcttgatgattaaccaaatttactattctatcaacAGGATTTACTATTAATCCGtgaaaacttactattacttgaactaaacttactctccaaGAAGAAAGTTTCGAATAtagagtagtaatttatttatttttttaaaagtaactttcatttttatttcaatttactTTTTAAGACATAAATAGGATAACAGATTTCGTtcccaaacttactttttagagagtaagtttaattcaagtaatagtaagcttttatacataaatagtaactCTTACTAATAACATGGTAAATTGATTAATAATCCAAACTTACTGATTTATGGGACACATGtgctattttattttaaaacatatttcaaactagtattaggaagtttatttgaaataatgataagatgttttattaataattaattcttagtaccttagttagtaagtactcataatatacctgtataatacctgattataggtataatttaaaaaaattatttatatattttaaaatactatgaaaaatagtttgacttttcacataatcttgtaaaatatgaaataaaattttgtcgtattataagtttttaatcattttcaatttttgaaaggTTTGAAAGTTcgaataacaataacaacaaatcttactagttatatatagaatattacttgtttatatatcaaaatttttataatttaacacctatgaatataataagatgataaagttttaataaatttacatctgagacacaagaaataataagagtaaaagcctaaacaaaatgagaaataatataataataaaaatgacaaaattagtataacaattaatataagaaaatcagtATGATCTTGATTTTTTTCCTTGGGAGATTGTTCATAAGAATGGGAtccaataattataaatgaaaatcacatgcatgtataatctattgtataatttaaattaaatttagttcACCTAtaaaatggtcctaaaataattaGTACACTATGATAAATGTTATTTtaacacaaaaatttttttaactaaaAGTCTGAAATATCCATGACATATGTATGAgagatattttaccatatttgtATCTCACATCTAATCATGAAAGTTAATTTGAGAAAAACTATTTTTGACAAtagaattattttgaatttaaccaacaagttgagattttttaaacaataaaagtgaaatattttgggaacttagttgtttattttcccgtaataaaaaatttaacatatgacaaattattcttacatattttataaggtcatatgcaaaaaaaaataagttttcatagtatatttaaaatgcttcaaacatataacatttataaatgatacGTACAATTGtaagtttctttaagtaaaatagtaaatttatgccacaaactattaagttttgatgattaaccaaatttactattctatcaacaatatttactattaatctataaaaacttactattacttgaactaaacttaccctccaaaaactaAGTTTCAGATATAGAGTaatattttatttcataaaaaacaaagttagttccatatttattcaagtttactttttgagacataaaagttactaatatatcgagttaacttactattttttatGCAAAACTTACTAACTAGCATTTTAGGTACTATTTCATTTAGATGACCAGTACAACAGGTCatcaaatggtcgctaaaagtatttttacctgttatatcaggtaaaaaTAGTTTCGTTACCATAACTATCGTTACTTTAGACTTTTCCATTGCAGTAGCGTTactatttttcttaatttcatCTAAAACTAATTAATTAAGGGTTGTTTCTCAGGTTGGAAGAAGAAGGGAATGTTGTGAAGTTGAGTATGAATCACGATCGAATACTACGAAAGTGCAGATCCGAGCCTGCGTGGAGGATGAAATAATTCCCTGAATTAATGCGAATCACTTCTGCAAAgattttaaccttttttttcttttgtcaatgTCTCTTGAAACATTAGCCTTACGTGCGGAAATTAATCGAAGGTAAAACAAAAGCGTATCGTACTACTTGCAGCGGATCCACAAGAAGTTAATGTCGTTAAAATTTGTTAAGCAGGCATAATATATCCGGTAAAAAAggggaaggggggggggggaatggaaaagaaagtaaaGAAACCCTGTATCAATAGAAACGAGTTTTTCTAACTGACTGCGAGGTGAAGTACACTCCGAGAACGATTTCAACAAAAAAGGTCAGAATTTTGGATTCAATTTGAACGGCTAGAGAATGAATTCATGATTACAAACTTCTAGTTGAAACCTCATGTTCATGTAAATTGAAGCCATGACTCATATGCGAGTTATAAAGGAAGAGAAAACCAACTTATATGCGAGTTGTAAAAGACGTTCTAGCTCTAACGAGAAAATGTGCTGTTTATTCATCTCCACGATCACTAATATTCATCAGAGTTGCAATGCAACGCTTCATTGCAACTTTAGTGCACATTGGTCATCACACACAACACACTACAtttttcacacacacacacgcacagaGAATGCCCATGATTGTTTTGAAAGAAAATCTTTACTGCATGTTGAGGATTTTTCATGATCTAGTTTCTCGCTTTACTTGTATTGTTCATTTAAATGAGTTCctaaagaaagtgaaaaatatgttATGCTTGATctaaagaaagtgaggaagttaATGCAGTGAAAAATATGTTTTCCACCACTTACTTATGTTGAAAGGCTCCGGCCGCTAAGAAAGAAGAAGGATGCCGAAAGGTGAAGATTAAAAGGATTACGCTGTCGCATTGAAACATATGATTGGTGACTAATGAAGCCAAGACCATGTCTCAAACATATATGAATGGAAGAGAATAACAATGATGGTGATACAAAAATGTTGATAGGTGCAAAAAAGCTAGCATCTTTTTATTTAATCTTAATTTCTGCAACATGATCAATAAACTAAAACAACATTCTTTTTCCTGAAGAATGAAATATAGAATCTTTTCTACTCGTTTCTGTGACCCAAAAATCTTGCAGTCTAGCGAATAATTCAGAACTAGGTTTTGCTGAAAACTTCAACAGGATTATACTGAGAAAAAACAATAAAGATcaaaattgatgatttttcatAGTTCATACCGTGAAATACTATTTCACAGATTAATTAACATCGACCTTCACAAGCACTGCATGTGAGGAGGCAAATCTGGtcattcacaagattgagccatgatcaagaaagaaaaatgaataaatcaaCATAGCCAAGCTCCAACTAATTTCATAGCGGACCAGGGTTCCAAACGGAAAACAAAAGCTCAAACTATGATCAAATTAACCTTTCCCTTTAGTATTCAGGAACAAGTTAAAAAAGGAACCACTGAAACCAAAGGAGAAAGGAGCACAGGAAGGATGTATTTGTATATAATCGAAAAGTGGCAAGTACCATGTAATCAGGATTATCATGATTAACATCATTATCAGAAGAACTTTCTTGTTCCCGTAACAACCGTTGATTTCGGAGGCTCATGTCCAAGCCTAAGCTCAAGGTCCAACTCGGCACCAAAAGATCCTTGGCCAGATATAAACTCTTCTTGCCAGCTTCCGGAATTAGCTTGTATTACTGGACCCGAATACTCCGCGACGGCCACACTTGATGCTGTTTCAACAAACAATGGTAGCTGTTTTAGCTCTGCCATGTGGCTTTCATAAGAATAATTTTCTCGAAGATGATCAGGTGCTAAAGCAGATGAGTGCCACTTGGGACTGCTGATTTTCATTAGTACTTGGGCAGATGACGTGAACTCCAATGGCTTACCTATGTTATTTCCAGGACTAGTGCTTGAAGGAGTCAACGGATTATTAGGCATTCCTTGAGCATCAATCAACCTCTGATTCTCCTTTGAAGCTTGTTTCAGTTTTGCTTTATCTTTCCTGTGGATGTTCATGTGGCCTCCAAGTGCTTGAGCGTTTGAGAAACCTTTCTTGCAGAAATTGCACTCGTATAGCCTGGATTGTGAGGTTGGACTCCTAGCTTGCTGTTCGTGATCAGAACTGTCCCCCACTCCAGCCTGCCCCCGGGGGCTGGGGATTTCTGAAGTGGGCTGCTGATTAGTTTCCATTTTCTCTATTcagagaaaagaaacaagagagatggAGATAGGCTGTAGCCTGATGATgtatgggggggggggggttggagAAGACGATTTTTTTTAGGGGAAGAATGAATGTACTAAAGGCCTGCTGTGAACCAAGACTTTATTTTGCAGAagttaaataaatatttttccaGGCCGAGTTTTGTGTGCTGTTGCTTAAAATTACTAAAGAAGCCCTGGAGAACTTTTGTTGCAATGGGAAGTGGTCAAAAAGAATTCGATCGGTTGATCTTAGCTAGCTCCAAGTGACTGAGACGGTGGAATATGGAATTCATCATTGATATATGATTGAGAGGAAAATGATTTATGACAACATTAAGACAAGTGCTTAATTATTGTCGGAAAGATTAAATAGCATAATATCTAATGAAAAGTTATATGCCTGCACATAGTTTTACATATATCCCCTCTTGTTCTAGTTCTTAATTACTTGGAGTCGTCAGATATACATAGAGATCGAGATACATTTTCTAGGAATTTATTTGTTCTTGTGTGGCGGTGTTTGACATTAATTATTGTTTATGGCTAAGTGCATGCTTCACTTGAACACTCAAATTAAGCCGGTTTTGCGTTGGAGATGAGGTAGGTATTATTAGTAATAAGAATCTTTAAACTACAGAGGGTTTTGACTAGATAACAGTACGTACCATAAAAAAACAAGGAAGAACTGTTTGTGCAAGTGGAGATATCAAAGTGACATAAGTACATGGAGGAGTCTTCCTTCCTTAacaacggaaaaaaaaaaattcttttttcagcTTGAATTTCTTGATTAATTACTACTATATGGTTTAATTCAAAATGGAACTGTTTGGCCATCCGCAAGTGGTTTTTCTTGATTACTATATGGTTGTGTTTGTCCATTTGCCGTCGGCCGTCCGTAATCGATCTGCAGGGTATTTGGGCCATATATAGTTAATACATGCAAGATCTTGATGGAAAGGTCCTAACACAAGCTTTTAATCAGAGAATAATTAGCATATGTTTTTTGGATTCCCAATTCTCAGGTcagtaattattattattagataAATGATGAACACAGAAACCGCAGCTGGCATCTCAAAGCTAGCTTCTTCCTCTCTAAACAAACCGGTCCGGCAGCTGAGAAAATGCCACATGGAAGCTCAATATAGGGATGGCCAAAATTGTCCCTCTGTCAAAAGGCGTTCATTTCTTTGGTCAAGAATTAGTTGAACACCTATTATGAATTATGGCATTCATGGCATGTTTAGAACTTGCTACAAGATGAAATTGGATTGAAGCCAACTTAATTAATTTCCCACTCGACATGCTGATTTTTCGAGCTGATTAATGAGAATTAATGGAAGTTCGATCTTCAAAATGTGTAATTAACCCTTGATTTCACGCTACAGCTAATCACACAGTTAAGGGGTTCTAATTATACAAGTACAGGTACGTGGTGCCATAAGGTACGATTTCATTCGATTAGTGCAATTTTAAAATGTTGGTTTATATAGTCTCTTGTGAATGACTCTGGGCATCAATCGTTTTCCCAACCGGACGCTATCGAAGCGTTTGATACAGAACTACTTATGTGACGTTGCATGGCTCATTATCTTACGTAGAAGTGGGCACGCGTGTTTTTGGGAAGGTCCTCATGCATGCACGTCGTAATTGGACTAACTACTAATAACTAGGAAAATGATAGTCTCACCCATGATGACTtcgtttctctttttttctttttttcttttttttaaaaaaaagactcCCAAAGTTGATGTCGTATCTTTAATTTCTTGGatctcaacaaaaaaaaaaaagttactttggcacccaaaaaaaaaaccttttacAAGCttacaaacaaagaaaaaaggggagagagagagaaagaaagaagaaagaaactttcACAAACACTCCAAATCAGTTTGAAGTAGTGAGTTACAAATTTAACCATTATTATTCTCTATACAAGGTcataaccccccccccccctccccccaaaaaaaaacaaacaccCAAGGAAAAAAAGACCATAATTTTGGGACGATGGGATGGCAAATTTTTTGATGGACTTGGTTCACGAACTTAAGTGTGAACCTTGTGCCCTTTCAAGTGTCCAAACTAATGACTAAATAAACATATGCTGATGTAATATAAGGTTACAATGGGGATTTAGGCACTTAG
This window contains:
- the LOC113695748 gene encoding uncharacterized protein; the protein is METNQQPTSEIPSPRGQAGVGDSSDHEQQARSPTSQSRLYECNFCKKGFSNAQALGGHMNIHRKDKAKLKQASKENQRLIDAQGMPNNPLTPSSTSPGNNIASSVAVAEYSGPVIQANSGSWQEEFISGQGSFGAELDLELRLGHEPPKSTVVTGTRKFF